A region from the Beduinella massiliensis genome encodes:
- a CDS encoding ATP-binding protein gives MKRKNTRPARGSVALLCAAALLCGMLLFVPLLCSRITAGLEKNAVDALKTSAEVIRRGVDSALSADMEMVRRFAARVGGYSEQALVHSMTLFRYSNELSALYYADGTGVGFSSEGEPFDISMLPATERALSLGEEAVSSCDAEDGAYAHVLIQSPVYLGTQIVGAVYALLPSARYYADELLTFRDGAGRAYVFSARDGRFTVRGAHADGLDGAGGTLYEALLAMGCEKERVNRIARDAQAGAGGMYGVRMGGEEAYLCLVPCETDADWRLAAVVPASSVTGQARDVRVMLLAIQGVMALGIALSLFALSAYGRERQRQHTRRLREEAEASVRAREKRLSEITMRAYDFQVIVNLSTLACRQEIYSEKARAFLPISDTDYPAYFERACRELIDPRDVPALRGFCGPERIARAGAEARSLDYRITSGGQTFWFGCTAFFGEQDGQRYAYLLSKDVTARVQARDALQAALEDAQSANQAKTRFLSNMSHDIRTPMNAIVGMARYTRAHADDPQEVKRGLEVITASSEHLLSLIGNVLDVAKIESGHLVLTEEPFELRAAVARAESIIRPLCREKGQDFSVELVRIEHECLVGDMLRLNQVLINLLNNASKFTPAGGSVRLRVEEAPERPDGGAREGGAYAAFVISVADTGIGIAPENQEKIFDAFEREIDSTVNRVEGTGLGLSIARSIVQAMGGTIRLQSSPGQGTTFTATVHFKVGESCRAPEAADGAGEAEAPDLSGRRFLLAEDHPVNLFIAKNLLETAGAQVSCAEDGEQALRAFQESPPGTYDAVFMDVQMPVMDGYDATRAIRASAHPQAKDVPIIAMTANVFTEDVQSARQAGMNAHVGKPISIEAIGQALRACGVIR, from the coding sequence ATGAAGAGAAAAAATACGCGCCCCGCGAGGGGGAGCGTGGCGCTGCTTTGCGCCGCCGCGCTGCTTTGCGGCATGCTTTTGTTCGTGCCGCTGCTTTGCAGCCGGATTACCGCGGGGCTGGAAAAAAACGCCGTGGACGCCCTGAAGACCTCCGCCGAGGTGATCCGGCGCGGGGTGGACAGCGCGCTTTCGGCGGACATGGAGATGGTGCGCCGCTTCGCCGCGCGCGTCGGCGGCTATTCGGAGCAGGCGCTGGTGCATTCGATGACGCTGTTTCGCTACAGCAACGAGCTTTCGGCCCTGTACTACGCGGACGGGACGGGCGTGGGCTTTTCCAGCGAGGGCGAGCCCTTTGACATCTCGATGCTGCCCGCGACCGAGCGCGCGCTCTCCCTGGGCGAGGAGGCGGTGTCCTCCTGCGACGCGGAGGACGGCGCGTACGCGCACGTGCTGATTCAGTCGCCCGTGTACCTGGGGACGCAGATCGTCGGCGCCGTCTATGCGCTGCTGCCCTCGGCGCGCTACTACGCGGACGAGCTGCTGACGTTCCGGGACGGCGCGGGCCGCGCGTACGTCTTTTCCGCGCGCGACGGGCGATTCACGGTGCGGGGCGCGCACGCGGACGGGCTGGACGGCGCGGGCGGCACGCTCTACGAGGCGCTGCTCGCCATGGGCTGCGAAAAGGAGCGGGTGAACCGGATCGCGCGGGACGCGCAGGCGGGCGCCGGCGGGATGTACGGCGTGCGGATGGGCGGGGAGGAGGCCTACCTGTGCCTCGTGCCCTGCGAGACGGACGCGGACTGGCGGTTGGCGGCGGTGGTGCCCGCGAGCAGCGTGACGGGGCAGGCGCGCGACGTGCGCGTGATGCTGCTCGCGATCCAGGGCGTGATGGCGCTGGGCATCGCGCTGTCGCTGTTCGCGCTGTCGGCCTACGGGCGCGAGCGCCAGCGCCAGCACACGCGGCGGCTGCGCGAGGAGGCGGAGGCGAGCGTGCGCGCGCGCGAAAAGCGGCTGTCGGAGATCACCATGCGCGCGTACGACTTTCAGGTGATCGTGAACCTTTCGACGCTCGCCTGCCGCCAGGAAATCTACAGCGAGAAGGCGCGCGCGTTCCTGCCGATTTCCGACACCGACTACCCGGCCTACTTCGAGCGCGCCTGCCGCGAGCTGATCGACCCGCGCGACGTTCCGGCGCTGCGCGGCTTCTGCGGGCCGGAGCGCATCGCCCGCGCCGGGGCGGAGGCGCGGAGCCTGGATTACCGCATCACGAGCGGCGGGCAGACGTTCTGGTTTGGGTGCACGGCGTTCTTCGGGGAGCAGGACGGCCAGCGCTACGCCTACCTCCTGAGCAAGGACGTGACGGCGCGGGTGCAGGCGCGCGACGCCCTGCAGGCCGCGCTGGAGGACGCGCAGAGCGCGAACCAGGCGAAGACCCGCTTCCTGTCGAACATGTCGCACGACATCCGCACGCCCATGAACGCCATCGTGGGCATGGCGCGCTACACGCGCGCGCACGCGGACGACCCGCAGGAGGTGAAGCGGGGGCTGGAGGTCATCACGGCCTCGTCGGAGCACCTGCTTTCCCTGATCGGCAACGTGCTGGACGTGGCGAAGATCGAGAGCGGCCACCTGGTGCTCACGGAGGAGCCGTTCGAGCTGCGCGCCGCCGTCGCGCGCGCCGAGTCGATCATCCGCCCGCTGTGCCGGGAGAAGGGGCAGGACTTTTCGGTGGAGCTCGTGCGCATCGAGCACGAATGCCTCGTGGGCGACATGCTGCGCCTCAACCAGGTGCTCATCAACCTGCTCAACAACGCGAGCAAGTTCACCCCCGCGGGCGGCAGCGTGCGCCTGCGGGTGGAGGAGGCGCCCGAACGCCCGGACGGCGGGGCGCGCGAGGGCGGCGCCTACGCGGCGTTCGTCATCAGCGTGGCGGACACCGGCATCGGCATCGCGCCCGAAAACCAGGAGAAGATCTTCGACGCCTTCGAGCGCGAGATCGATTCCACGGTGAACCGGGTGGAGGGCACCGGCCTGGGGCTCTCGATCGCCCGCAGCATCGTGCAGGCCATGGGCGGCACGATCCGCTTGCAGAGCAGCCCCGGCCAGGGCACGACGTTCACCGCGACGGTGCACTTCAAGGTCGGGGAGAGCTGCCGCGCGCCGGAGGCCGCGGACGGGGCGGGCGAGGCGGAGGCGCCCGACCTTTCGGGCAGGCGCTTTCTGCTCGCGGAGGACCACCCCGTCAACCTCTTCATCGCGAAGAACCTGCTGGAGACGGCGGGCGCGCAGGTTTCCTGCGCGGAGGACGGCGAGCAGGCGCTGCGCGCCTTTCAGGAATCGCCGCCGGGCACCTACGACGCCGTCTTCATGGACGTGCAGATGCCCGTGATGGACGGCTACGACGCCACGCGCGCCATCCGGGCGAGCGCCCACCCGCAGGCGAAGGACGTGCCCATCATCGCCATGACCGCGAACGTCTTCACCGAGGACGTGCAGTCGGCCCGCCAGGCGGGCATGAACGCCCACGTGGGCAAGCCCATCTCCATCGAGGCGATCGGGCAGGCCCTGCGCGCGTGCGGGGTGATCCGATAG